In Belonocnema kinseyi isolate 2016_QV_RU_SX_M_011 chromosome 4, B_treatae_v1, whole genome shotgun sequence, a single window of DNA contains:
- the LOC117172097 gene encoding glucose dehydrogenase [FAD, quinone]-like — translation MLFVFQSQCIAIYMALFSYLLHYTFDTSSSKDLKQQLTEFDFIIVGAGPAGCVLANRLTEISQWKVLLLEVGGEEPVATNIPGWTFELEGTDIDWKYRTQSDGYSCIVDQGCPWPRGQVLGGSSAMNYMLYVRGNPVDYYMWELLGNPGWSYNDVLPYFKKSEDNGDEDILKGNAQYHQTGGYLSVERLPDITPDARIILRGLDEFGLKNMDINAQSQLGSMNLQTTSDKGSRASSNKAFLRPIRYQRPNLFIKTRTFVTKILIDQWTKTAIGVEYTNTLTGESGIFMARKEVIVSAGSINSPKLLMLSGIGPIQELQKHGINVIQNLPVGHNLQDHVTFTGIPCQIAGRMIKSPTCPQKLSYLSYYLSTNRGPFSNLGITTISAFFQTEYEQIQGAPDMQLLFRGDSTDAIFYNQFHIYPTLLTPKSRGYITLNETYPTWGAPIIQARYLADEFDMKRLLRGVRITLGLFNTRAFKENNFRFDETPSPSCAAFEFNSDGYWICMIRQYTRTVYHPIGTCKMGPKEDSEAVVDSKLRVHGVNNLCVIDASIMPTLPRGNTVAAVYMIAEKGSDMLKEKWLKAYYV, via the exons ATGTTGTTCGTCTTCCAGAGCCAATGCATTGCGATTTACATGGCATTATTTTCATATCTGCTCCATTACACTTTTGATACCAGTTCGAGCAAG gaCCTGAAGCAGCAACTAACAGAGTTTGACTTCATCATAGTAGGAGCCGGACCTGCAGGATGTGTACTTGCAAATAGACTGACAGAGATCAGCCAATGgaag gTGCTTTTATTGGAAGTTGGGGGAGAGGAGCCCGTAGCTACCAATATACCAGGATGGACTTTTGAACTGGAAGGAACAGACATTGATTGGAAGTATCGAACCCAATCAGATGGTTATTCATGTATAGTGGATCAAGGATGTCCATGGCCACGTGGACAA GTATTGGGTGGATCAAGCGCAATGAACTACATGTTGTACGTTAGAGGAAATCCAGTAGATTACTATATGTGGGAACTATTAGGAAACCCTGGTTGGAGTTACAATGATGTGCTGCCTTACTTCAAAAAGTCTGAAGACAACGGAGATGAGGAC ATTCTGAAAGGAAATGCACAATATCATCAAACTGGAGGATATCTATCTGTAGAACGATTACCTGATATAACACCAGATGCAAGAATCATTTTACGAGGACTTGatgaatttggtttaaaaaatatggaCATCAATGCGCAGTCACAGCTGGGATCAATGAATTTACAGACAACCTCAGACAAGGGATCTCGTGCAAGTTCAAACAAAGCTTTTCTTCGGCCAATTCGATATCAaaggcctaatttgtttataaaaactagaacATTTGTAACAAAGATTTTGATTGATCAATGGACAAAGACGGCCATAGGTGTTGAGTATACAAATACTCTTACAGGTGAAAGTGGGATTTTTATGGCTAGAAAAGAAGTGATTGTGTCTGCAGGTTCTATAAATTCACCCAAGTTATTAATGCTTTCTGGAATAGGCCCAATTCAAGAGCTTCAGAAACATGGTATCAATGTAATACAAAACTTACCTGTCGGTCATAACCTTCAAGATCATGTGACTTTCACGGGAATACCTTGCCAGATAGCAGGCAGAATGATAAAAAGCCCTACTTGTCCACAAAAACTAAGTTATTTGAGTTATTATCTTTCAACAAATCGAGGTCCATTTTCGAACCTGGGTATCACCACTATTAGTGCATTTTTCCAAACTGAGTATGAACAAATTCAAGGCGCTCCGGACATGCAACTACTTTTTCGAGGTGATAGCACTGATGCTATTTTCTACAATCAATTTCATATCTATCCAACTTTACTAACACCGAAAAGTAGAGGATATATTACACTTAATGAAACGTATCCCACCTGGGGTGCACCTATAATTCAAGCAAGATATTTAGCAGATGAGTTTGATATGAAACGATTACTTCGAGGCGTGCGAATAACCCTTGGATTATTCAATACCAGAGCATTTAAAGAAAACAACTTCAGGTTCGATGAAACCCCTTCGCCTTCTTGTGCTGCATTTGAATTCAATAGTGATGGATATTGGATTTGTATGATAAGGCAATACACTCGCACAGTATATCATCCTATTGGAACTTGCAAAATGGGTCCTAAAGAAGATTCAGAAGCGGTTGTTGATTCAAAATTACGTGTTCATGGTGTTAACAATTTATGTGTAATTGATGCTTCGATCATGCCGACCCTTCCTCGAGGAAACACTGTTGCTGCGGTTTATATGATTGCTGAAAAAGGTAGTGATATGTTGAAAGAGAAATGGTTAAAAGCCTATTATGTTTGA